Proteins found in one Strix aluco isolate bStrAlu1 chromosome 29, bStrAlu1.hap1, whole genome shotgun sequence genomic segment:
- the CNN2 gene encoding calponin-2, with amino-acid sequence MSSSQFNKGPSYGLSAEVKNRLAQKYDPQKEAELRTWIESVTGQQIGPDFQKGLKDGVILCELMNKLQPNSVRKINRSAQNWHQLENLSNFIKAMASYGMNPVDLFEANDLFESGNLTQVQVSLLALAGMAKTKGLQSGVDIGVKYSEKQQRNFDEAKMKAGQCVIGLQMGTNKCASQSGMTAYGTRRHLYDPKNQILPPMDHSTISLQMGTNKCASQVGMTAPGTRRHIYDAKTGTEKCDNSSMSLQMGSNQGANQSGQVFGLGRQIYDPKYCPQGSQGEVANAACDQSGDPPGYHYYREEEESY; translated from the exons ATGAGCAGCTCCCAGTTCAACAAGGGCCCGTCCTACGGCCTCTCCGCCGAGGTCAAGAACCGG CTCGCCCAGAAGTACGACCCGCAGAAGGAGGCCGAGCTGCGGACGTGGATCGAGAGCGTGACGGGGCAGCAGATCGGGCCCGATTTCCAGAAGGGGCTGAAGGATGGGGTGATCCTCTGCGA gCTCATGAACAAGCTGCAGCCCAACTCGGTGAGGAAGATCAACCGCTCGGCTCAGAACTGGCACCAG CTCGAGAACCTCTCCAACTTCATCAAGGCCATGGCCAGCTACGGCATGAACCCCGTGGACCTCTTCGAAGCCAACGACCTCTTTGAGAGCGGGAACCTGACGCAGGTGCAGGTGTCTCTGCTGGCGCTGGCGGGCATG GCCAAGACAAAGGGGCTGCAGAGCGGCGTGGACATCGGTGTGAAGTACTcggagaagcagcagaggaacTTCGACGAGGCCAAGATGAAAGCTGGGCAGTGCGTGATCGGGCTGCAG ATGGGCACCAACAAGTGTGCCAGCCAGTCCGGCATGACGGCCTACGGCACGAGGAGGCACCTCTACGACCCCAAGAACCAGATCCTGCCGCCCATGGACCACTCCACCATCAGCCTCCAGATGGGCACCAACAAGTGTGCCAGCCAG GTGGGCATGACGGCTCCCGGCACCAGGAGACACATCTACGACGCCAAGACGGGGACGGAGAAGTGCGACAACTCCTCCATGTCGCTGCAGATGGGCTCCAACCAGGGCGCCAACCAGAGCGGCCAGGTCTTTGGCCTCGGCCGCCAGATCTACGACCCCAAGTACTGCCCGCAGGGCAGCCAGGGCGAGGTGGCCAACGCTGCCTGCGACCAGAGCGGGGACCCCCCCGGCTACCACTACTAccgcgaggaggaggagagctaCTGA